In one Nomascus leucogenys isolate Asia chromosome 13, Asia_NLE_v1, whole genome shotgun sequence genomic region, the following are encoded:
- the LEP gene encoding leptin isoform X1, which produces MHWGTLCGLLWLWPYLFYVQAVPIQKVQDDTKTLIKTIVTRINDISHMQSVSSKQKVTGLDFIPGLHPVLTLSKMDQILAVYQQILTSLPSRNVIQISNDLENLRDLLHVLAFSKSCHLPWASGMETLASLGGVLEASGYSMEVVALSRLQGSLQDMLWQLDLSPGC; this is translated from the exons ATGCATTGGGGAACGCTGTGTGGATTATTGTGGCTTTGGCCCTATCTTTTCTACGTCCAAGCTGTGCCCATCCAAAAAGTCCAAGATGACACCAAAACCCTCATCAAGACAATTGTCACCAGGATCAATGACATTTCACACATG CAGTCAGTCTCCTCCAAACAGAAGGTCACCGGTTTGGACTTCATTCCTGGGCTCCACCCCGTCCTGACATTATCCAAGATGGACCAGATACTGGCAGTCTACCAACAGATCCTCACCAGTCTGCCTTCCAGAAATGTGATCCAAATATCCAATGACCTGGAGAACCTCCGGGACCTTCTTCACGTGCTGGCCTTCTCTAAGAGCTGCCACTTGCCCTGGGCCAGTGGCATGGAGACCTTGGCCAGCCTGGGGGGTGTCCTGGAAGCTTCAGGCTACTCCATGGAGGTGGTGGCCCTGAGCAGGCTGCAGGGGTCTCTGCAGGACATGCTGTGGCAGCTGGACCTCAGCCCTGGGTGCTGA
- the LEP gene encoding leptin isoform X2, with protein MHWGTLCGLLWLWPYLFYVQAVPIQKVQDDTKTLIKTIVTRINDISHMSVSSKQKVTGLDFIPGLHPVLTLSKMDQILAVYQQILTSLPSRNVIQISNDLENLRDLLHVLAFSKSCHLPWASGMETLASLGGVLEASGYSMEVVALSRLQGSLQDMLWQLDLSPGC; from the exons ATGCATTGGGGAACGCTGTGTGGATTATTGTGGCTTTGGCCCTATCTTTTCTACGTCCAAGCTGTGCCCATCCAAAAAGTCCAAGATGACACCAAAACCCTCATCAAGACAATTGTCACCAGGATCAATGACATTTCACACATG TCAGTCTCCTCCAAACAGAAGGTCACCGGTTTGGACTTCATTCCTGGGCTCCACCCCGTCCTGACATTATCCAAGATGGACCAGATACTGGCAGTCTACCAACAGATCCTCACCAGTCTGCCTTCCAGAAATGTGATCCAAATATCCAATGACCTGGAGAACCTCCGGGACCTTCTTCACGTGCTGGCCTTCTCTAAGAGCTGCCACTTGCCCTGGGCCAGTGGCATGGAGACCTTGGCCAGCCTGGGGGGTGTCCTGGAAGCTTCAGGCTACTCCATGGAGGTGGTGGCCCTGAGCAGGCTGCAGGGGTCTCTGCAGGACATGCTGTGGCAGCTGGACCTCAGCCCTGGGTGCTGA